The following proteins are co-located in the Acropora palmata chromosome 11, jaAcrPala1.3, whole genome shotgun sequence genome:
- the LOC141896698 gene encoding epsin-2-like translates to MSVRRQFKNVVNNYSNAEVKVREATSNDPWGPSSSIMTEIADATYNVVAFSEIMTMIWKRLSDHGKNWRHVYKSLVVLDYIIKTGSERVAQQCRENLFAIQTLKDFQFIDKDGKDQGMNVREKAKQLVALLKDEDRLKNERARALKAKERFAQASSGIGSDSVKSGNLRDTSSTSDVRFDSSGAASSLAPTSRSWEPERKVIGTEMENCRPSNANEEELQLQLALALSKQEADEQVKQTEREDQRLQLAINQSQHDVTVSAPPLLDMPSGGAQPPPTPETFDPWSSGSGGVAPPPSVPMPQPDPWGSNVTSSESTTSDPWGTSPSPPQMPVGPAPNLFASLNSNAGVVSTSTADPWGGPLVQPTPPMATLSSDPWGGGSAFPSATALQSQGPWEAPPSQNFDTFNQTGVASGLSSQYPTNTSFNNQGPVVTKPQSLNNNFSNLVNLDSLVEKPEPVKNPFLSSQPAPKSKNPFVQEKPQAPTLNQLREPPANPALNTVPSMGGDILLPAPLVPDSGARPQQTVQSNPFL, encoded by the coding sequence ATGTCGGTAAGACGTCAGTTCAAAAATGTGGTGAACAACTATTCTAATGCTGAGGTAAAAGTACGCGAGGCAACTTCGAACGATCCATGGGGACCGTCAAGTTCTATCATGACTGAAATCGCTGATGCTACTTACAACGTTGTTGCCTTTTCGGAAATTATGACAATGATTTGGAAAAGACTTAGTGATCATGGAAAAAATTGGAGGCATGTTTACAAATCGCTCGTTGTTTTGGATTACATTATAAAAACCGGCTCTGAACGGGTCGCTCAACAGTGTCGAGAGAATTTATTCGCTATTCAAACTTTGAAGGATTTTCAGTTTATCGATAAGGACGGAAAAGATCAGGGCATGAATGTGCGAGAGAAAGCGAAACAACTTGTAGCGTTGTTAAAAGACGAAGATCGACTGAAGAACGAGAGAGCTCGTGCTTTAAAGGCGAAAGAGAGATTTGCGCAAGCCAGTTCAGGGATTGGAAGCGATTCAGTGAAATCAGGTAACTTGAGAGATACAAGCAGTACTTCAGATGTCCGTTTTGACAGCTCAGGTGCAGCGTCGAGTTTGGCACCAACAAGCCGTTCGTGGGAACCAGAAAGGAAAGTCATTGGTACTGAGATGGAAAACTGTCGACCCTCAAATGCAAATGAGGAGGAATTACAGTTACAGCTTGCCTTGGCACTCAGCAAACAAGAGGCAGACGAACAGGTGAAACAGACTGAAAGAGAAGACCAGCGCCTACAGTTGGCCATCAATCAAAGTCAACACGATGTCACTGTCTCAGCACCTCCCCTATTGGACATGCCCAGTGGAGGAGCTCAACCACCTCCCACGCCAGAGACCTTTGATCCATGGAGTTCTGGATCGGGAGGAGTGGCTCCACCTCCATCTGTGCCCATGCCGCAACCTGATCCCTGGGGGAGTAATGTCACCTCCAGTGAAAGTACCACTTCTGACCCCTGGGGTACTTCTCCATCACCCCCTCAAATGCCTGTTGGCCCAGCCCCAaatttgtttgcttctttGAACAGCAATGCTGGTGTTGTAAGTACATCAACCGCAGATCCTTGGGGTGGACCACTGGTGCAACCTACACCTCCGATGGCAACTTTATCTAGTGACCCTTGGGGTGGAGGAAGTGCATTCCCTTCAGCAACAGCTTTACAGTCACAAGGCCCATGGGAAGCACCTCCAAGTCAGAATTTTGATACATTCAACCAAACAGGTGTGGCAAGTGGATTATCAAGCCAGTATCCTACCAACACATCATTCAACAATCAAGGGCCTGTAGTGACAAAACCTCAgtcattaaataataatttttcgaATCTTGTTAACCTGGACTCTCTTGTTGAGAAACCAGAACCTGTCAAGAACCCATTTTTATCGAGCCAACCAGCCCCAAAATCAAAAAACCCATTTGTGCAGGAAAAACCACAAGCGCCAACATTGAACCAGCTGCGAGAGCCACCTGCAAATCCAGCCCTGAACACTGTACCCAGCATGGGTGGAGATATCTTGCTGCCAGCTCCTCTCGTCCCTGATTCTGGTGCAAGGCCTCAGCAGACAGTTCAGAGTAATCCATTTTTATAA